The nucleotide sequence CATTAAACAGCTGCATGTATTTTTTTGCCATACTTAATTCTACTCTGAAATAAGTTTGCTTTCTTTTAGCTAAAAGCTTGCAGTTTATgattttaaatacagtatatgtATTTGGCAGATGTTCTGGGTGGTATTAGAATTCTGCTAGCCATTATTTAAAATGGgttaaattattaaaatattctctttttctttcccaccccacccccgttgaAGTGGAAGAATGTGACAATCAAGAAGTGAATGACTTAAAGCTGCCAAATGCTGGAGACTCTCTGACAAACCCGTCATTCCCTTGCGTTGACTATCAAGAAAAGAACAATGCCCCTCATCTCTTAGCACCACCTGAGGACAATAGCACTGCCATCTCTTACTTATCTGAAAGTGAACCTAGCCCTCGTTTATCAGCAACTCAGCTTGAAAATACTTGCACACCCATTTCCTTGCATGCTGAAACTGAACTTTCTGAAGAGCTGCATGAAGGGGACCTTCCTTCTCCCATCAGCTCAGGAGTATCAGAATGCACAGTGCCTCGAGTCCAGAGCTGCCCTGTTTATCCCTCATCTACATCTCACAACAGAGCTCTCTTGACCTCAACTGTTCCTCGACAACATGTACCTCAGCAAGCAAATGGCTGCTGTATGGGCACTGCACCACCCTTACAGCCGCTGCTTCTCACAGGAACTTTTTCATATAATATGCAAGGTACTGAAGAGTATTTTTCCATTTTAATGCTTTTACTGCATAGCTGGAGACAGTGCATGTGTGTAACTACCTTTAGTGCTTCATATCTGCTTTaagaaacttttctttttctttccttaaagAGAGTTGGTAGAGCTTTGTCAAGATAGGGCATTTTCTCTTAATTGCCGCATGACCGGGATCAGTTTTGTGTCATTATGCTTCTGTGTAATATGATCATAGGTTGTCACAGATCAGTGTTCACGAGGGAAATGAACTTTTGAGGAAGTAGTTGTTGTATCTCAGTTATTTGGAAATCTTCCTGGAATAATAGCAGAATTGTTGGTTGGAGTGCAATGGGTTGAAGGAAACGGTGACATTGTAATGAAGGAAATGGGCAGCTCTTCCAAATTAGACAAGTCTTACTGAAAAACATGTGCCC is from Lacerta agilis isolate rLacAgi1 chromosome 2, rLacAgi1.pri, whole genome shotgun sequence and encodes:
- the LOC117040982 gene encoding ankyrin repeat domain-containing protein 40-like isoform X2; this translates as MLTAFLSTCLHWACKRNHTQVVSYLLDSRADKEIFTANGELAAHLTSKKEIRKLLGVEECDNQEVNDLKLPNAGDSLTNPSFPCVDYQEKNNAPHLLAPPEDNSTAISYLSESEPSPRLSATQLENTCTPISLHAETELSEELHEGDLPSPISSGVSECTVPRVQSCPVYPSSTSHNRALLTSTVPRQHVPQQANGCCMGTAPPLQPLLLTGTFSYNMQELVLKVRVQNPKENDFIEIELDRQELTYQDLLRVSCHELGINPEQVEKVRKLPNTLIRKDKDVARLQDFQELELVLVRNISSPFRNASATLMERPCYNTKAAKLTY